The Daucus carota subsp. sativus chromosome 2, DH1 v3.0, whole genome shotgun sequence genome includes a window with the following:
- the LOC108208338 gene encoding probable receptor-like protein kinase At4g10390: protein MAFLKFLKFKLRQKRVHDAVSDENTHDNILDDFVARRFSWDEIQVITMNCSSSRMIGYGGFSSVYLAKFLDSSLGAVKIQCSSERLDQVYKQELNILLTVSHPNIVRLRGYCDERDQGVLVFDYMCNGTLDEKLRGRGHDSSYLSWKTRMVIAFQLALAINYLHDECSLQIVHGDIKASNVLLDENFNCKLCDFGSAKMGFTSLVKPPSSSSMSRNRMIVGSQGYLDPHYLKTGLASKKQDIYSFGVILLELISGKEAFCAKKRQNLTTIADPMMRDPLKVRDMVDPRFDSDHTFQLEEAKIMASVSGKCLGQSPSTRLSANEIIKIMKDQVPSISYLFQKSATIAKR, encoded by the coding sequence ATGGCTTTCCTTAAGTTTTTAAAGTTCAAATTGAGGCAAAAACGCGTTCATGATGCAGTTTCTGATGAAAATACTCATGACAATATTTTGGACGATTTTGTTGCGAGGAGGTTTAGCTGGGACGAAATTCAAGTGATTACAATGAATTGTTCCAGCTCTCGGATGATCGGATATGGAGGATTTAGTTCTGTTTATCTCGCGAAGTTTCTTGATTCATCTCTCGGAGCAGTCAAGATTCAATGTAGTAGTGAGCGGCTGGATCAAGTTTACAAGCAAGAATTAAACATTTTGCTCACTGTCTCTCATCCGAATATTGTCAGGCTCAGGGGCTATTGTGATGAGCGCGACCAAGGCGTGTTGGTGTTTGATTACATGTGTAATGGGACGTTGGATGAGAAACTCAGAGGCCGAGGGCATGATTCCTCTTATCTTTCTTGGAAAACACGAATGGTTATAGCGTTCCAGCTAGCGTTAGCTATCAATTATTTGCACGACGAGTGTAGCTTACAGATAGTCCATGGTGATATTAAGGCCTCGAATGTATTGCTTGATGAGAATTTTAATTGTAAACTCTGTGATTTTGGTTCTGCAAAGATGGGGTTTACGTCGTTGGTAAAACCACCCTCATCATCGTCAATGAGTCGTAATCGGATGATCGTTGGTTCTCAGGGCTACTTGGATCCTCATTACCTAAAAACAGGACTTGCTTCCAAAAAGCAGGATATTTACAGTTTCGGGGTGATTCTTCTGGAGCTTATTTCAGGAAAGGAGGCGTTTTGCGCCAAGAAGAGACAAAATCTAACAACGATAGCTGATCCAATGATGAGAGATCCCTTAAAGGTTAGGGACATGGTGGATCCGCGGTTTGACAGCGATCACACCTTTCAATTGGAAGAGGCCAAGATTATGGCATCTGTTTCCGGCAAGTGCCTTGGACAGTCTCCAAGTACCAGGCTTTCTGCAAatgaaatcataaaaataatgaaagatcAAGTCCCATCTATATCATATTTGTTTCAGAAATCCGCTACCATTGCTAAAAGATAG
- the LOC108205768 gene encoding ASI1-immunoprecipitated protein 1-like, translated as MDPSAEDKYKEEYAAFKEMVKRTVYLDNLRPQVTDAVIRTALDQFGKVVKVQLVSNLIGPENISSAALVEMENAEQANQIITELASYPFMISGMPRPVRAIAAEMEMFDDCPRKPGGRIQCRWLNKKDPDFEVAMKMKSAVLKHASEATSLLQHQLLAEENIHKKQAESLKANHKKLELIERALSDGTAKKLGSCYNINIHD; from the exons ATGGACCCATCTGCTGAAGATAAGTATAAAGAGGAGTATGCTGCTTTCAAAGAGATGGTGAAGAGGACTGTTTATCTTGACAACTTGAGACCTCAAGTCACTGATGCAGTTATAAGAACTGCACTTGATCAATTTGGTAAGGTGGTCAAGGTCCAGTTGGTTTCCAACTTGATAGGCCCCGAGAATATCTCATCTGCTGCTTTAGTAGAGATGGAAAATGCAGAGCAAGCTAATCAAATCATAACGGAATTGGCTTCTTATCCGTTTATGATATCTGGGATGCCAAGGCCTGTAAGGGCAATTGCTGCTGAGATGGAGATGTTTGATGATTGCCCAAGGAAGCCAGGTGGACGGATACAGTGTCGCTGGTTGAATAAAAAGGATCCTGATTTTGAGGTAGCGATGAAGATGAAAAGTGCGGTTCTAAAACATGCTTCTGAGGCTACATCCCTACTCCAG CATCAACTTCTGGCAGAAGAAAATATTCATAAGAAGCAAGCAGAGTCCCTGAAAGCAAACCACAAGAAGCTTGAGCTGATTGAAAGAGCTTTATCAGATGGGACTGCTAAGAAGTTAGGAAGCTGCTACAACATAAACATACACGATTAG
- the LOC108205767 gene encoding riboflavin biosynthesis protein PYRD, chloroplastic: protein MYVQTISSPNYKFNSINLSPSAQFLNPQSSKLGHNYPIYKSGFCNLVKRVSETPMFLKIRGGSIGIRCDGSFGKDEKDNENRFYMRRALELAKKATGYTSPNPLVGCVIVNDGKIVGEGFHPKAGQPHAEVFALRDAGDLAENGTAYVTLEPCNHFGRTPPCSEALIKAKVKNVVVGMVDPNPIVASKGVDKLRAAGIDVTVGVEEDMCKKLNEGYIHQMLTGKPFVTLRCTLSVDGNLTDQLGEEVVAPGGYYSKLLQEYDAVILSSTLLAQTSSLPLSNEPGANQPLKIVIAKSSSSQFQIPVSPNELTSKVIVFSDKEMDVGSQTAQQGIETVVLEKISLLAILEYCKGLGLCSVLLDLRGDVHELEETLREGFELSLIQKVLVEALPEWDISKEEVLPVTLKNLGKGLKLKNLVSHISGKILLIEGYF, encoded by the exons ATGTATGTTCAGACAATTTCATCTCCAAACTATAAGTTTAACTCCATAAATCTTTCACCTTCAGCTCAATTCCTAAACCCCCAAAGTTCAAAACTTGGGCACAATTACCCAATTTACAAATCTGGGTTTTGCAATTTAGTGAAAAGGGTATCTGAAACACCAATGTTCTTAAAAATCCGTGGTGGTTCAATTGGGATTAGATGTGATGGCTCATTTGGGAAAGATGAGAAAGACAATGAGAATAGGTTTTATATGAGAAGAGCTTTGGAGCTTGCTAAGAAAGCTACTGGGTATACTAGTCCTAATCCACTGGTTGGTTGTGTTATTGTCAATGATGGGAAGATTGTTGGTGAAGGGTTTCATCCTAAAGCTGGTCAACCTCATGCTGAG GTCTTTGCTCTAAGGGATGCTGGAGATTTGGCAGAAAATGGGACTGCTTATGTGACTTTGGAACCATGTAACCATTTTGGGAGAACACCTCCATGTAGTGAAGCACTGATTAAAGCAAAGGTGAAAAATGTTGTGGTTGGGATGGTGGATCCAAACCCCATTGTAGCTTCTAAGGGAGTGGATAAACTAAGAGCTGCAGGAATTGATGTAACTGTGGGTGTTGAAGAAGACATGTGCAAGAAGCTTAATGAAGGTTATATCCATCAAATGCTAACAGGCAAGCCCTTCGTGACACTAAG ATGCACACTTTCAGTTGATGGTAATTTGACAGATCAACTTGGGGAAGAAGTAGTGGCACCAGGTGGATACTACTCAAAATTATTGCAAGAATATGATGCAGTTATACTATCTTCTACACTATTGGCGCAGACATCTTCACTTCCTTTGTCTAATGAACCTGGAGCCAATCAACCTCTTAAGATTGTAATAGCAAAATCTTCCAGTTCTCAGTTTCAGATCCCCGTTTCCCCCAATGAATTAACTTCCAAAGTAATAGTATTTTCTGACAAAGAGATGGATGTGGGATCTCAAACAGCCCAACAAGGTATTGAAACTGTTGTTTTAGAAAAGATAAGCTTACTTGCCATCCTTGAGTACTGCAAAGGTTTAGGACTGTGCAGCGTTTTACTGGATTTGAGAGGTGATGTTCATGAGCTTGAAGAGACACTGAGAGAGGGTTTTGAGCTCAGTTTGATACAGAAGGTTCTGGTGGAAGCATTGCCAGAATGGGATATAAGCAAAGAAGAAGTATTGCCAGTGACACTAAAGAATCTAGGGAAAGggctaaagctgaagaatttagTGTCACACATTTCCGGAAAGATTTTATTGATAGAGGGATACTTCTGA
- the LOC108206922 gene encoding serine/threonine-protein kinase VIK isoform X2 → MEGSKPLSPPNKQIALQRVDSERPYRLLYCSGKGDKAGVIQELDNGVEPNLADYDRRTALHLAACEGCTEIVVLLLEKGADVNSTDRWGRTPLSDARSVNHVEICKILEEHGGIDPVGLDSTIPCYEIDKSEVDMNEAVLIGEGAYGEVYVVKWRGTEVAAKTIRSSIASNQMVRKTFLKELALWQKLRHPNIVQFLGVLKDSERLIFLTEYLRNGSLYDILRKKGRLDQPTAVAYALDIARGMNYLHQHKPHAIIHRDLTPRNVLQDEAGHLKVTDFGLSKNAHEKDAHGYKMTGGTGTYRYMAPEVYRRESYGKSVDVFSFALLVHEMFQGGPANREQAAEHVADKRAYEDSRPYLSSYVYPEDIKRLLQECWHKNPDCRPTFEEIILKLEMILEDLKGSKGVESCCNCTIL, encoded by the exons ATGGAAGGAAGCAAGCCTCTATCACCACCTAACAAG CAGATAGCTTTACAAAGGGTCGACTCTGAACGCCCATATCGCCTTCTTTACTGCTCAGGCAAGGGTGACAAAGCAGGAGTCATACAGGAGTTAGATAATGGTGTCGAACCTAATCTAGCGGACTATGATAGAAGAACAGCACTTCATTTAGCTGCATGTGAAGGTTGCACTGAGATTGTTGTTCTACTGCTTGAAAAAGGTGCTGATGTTAACTCAACTGATCGTTGGGGTCGAACT CCACTTTCAGATGCCCGTAGTGTTAATCATGTGGAAATCTGCAAAATCTTAGAAGAACATGGTGGAATTGATCCG GTAGGACTAGACTCTACTATTCCATGTTATGAGATTGATAAATCAGAAGTAGACATGAACGAAGCAGTTCTTATTGGAGAG GGTGCTTATGGTGAAGTTTATGTAGTCAAGTGGCGTGGTACAGAAGTTGCTGCAAAAACCATTAGATCCTCAATTGCATCCAATCAAATGGTGAG GAAGACCTTTCTAAAAGAACTGGCATTGTGGCAAAAGTTGCGTCATCCTAATATAGTACAGTTCCTAGGCGTTTTAAAGGACTCGGAGCGCTTAATCTTCCTCACGGAGTATCTCAGGAAT GGTAGTTTGTATGACATTCTAAGAAAGAAAGGAAGGCTCGATCAGCCAACAGCTGTTGCCTATGCTTTAGACATTGCAAG GGGCATGAATTATCTTCATCAACACAAACCGCATGCCATAATACACCGGGATCTAACTCCAAG GAATGTTTTGCAAGATGAAGCAGGACACCTTAAAGTCACAGATTTCGGTTTAAGCAAAAATGCACATGAAAAGGATGCTCATGGTTATAAAATGACTGGAGGAACTGGAACAT ATCGTTATATGGCCCCAGAGGTTTATCGTAGAGAGTCCTATGGAAAGAGTGTTGATGTATTTTCATTTGCTCTTCTAGTACATGAG ATGTTTCAGGGGGGACCTGCGAACAGGGAACAAGCTGCTGAGCACGTTGCAGACAAAAGAGCTTATGAAGATTCACGGCCATATCTGTCCTCATATGTATACCCTGAGGATATCAAAAG GCTTCTTCAAGAGTGCTGGCACAAGAATCCAGATTGCCGTCCTACGTTTGAAGAAATAATATTGAAGCTAGAGATGATCCTGGAGGATCTGAAAGGTAGCAAGGGAGTAGAAAGCTGCTGTAATTGTACCATCTTATAA
- the LOC108206922 gene encoding serine/threonine-protein kinase VIK isoform X1, giving the protein MEGSKPLSPPNKQQIALQRVDSERPYRLLYCSGKGDKAGVIQELDNGVEPNLADYDRRTALHLAACEGCTEIVVLLLEKGADVNSTDRWGRTPLSDARSVNHVEICKILEEHGGIDPVGLDSTIPCYEIDKSEVDMNEAVLIGEGAYGEVYVVKWRGTEVAAKTIRSSIASNQMVRKTFLKELALWQKLRHPNIVQFLGVLKDSERLIFLTEYLRNGSLYDILRKKGRLDQPTAVAYALDIARGMNYLHQHKPHAIIHRDLTPRNVLQDEAGHLKVTDFGLSKNAHEKDAHGYKMTGGTGTYRYMAPEVYRRESYGKSVDVFSFALLVHEMFQGGPANREQAAEHVADKRAYEDSRPYLSSYVYPEDIKRLLQECWHKNPDCRPTFEEIILKLEMILEDLKGSKGVESCCNCTIL; this is encoded by the exons ATGGAAGGAAGCAAGCCTCTATCACCACCTAACAAG CAGCAGATAGCTTTACAAAGGGTCGACTCTGAACGCCCATATCGCCTTCTTTACTGCTCAGGCAAGGGTGACAAAGCAGGAGTCATACAGGAGTTAGATAATGGTGTCGAACCTAATCTAGCGGACTATGATAGAAGAACAGCACTTCATTTAGCTGCATGTGAAGGTTGCACTGAGATTGTTGTTCTACTGCTTGAAAAAGGTGCTGATGTTAACTCAACTGATCGTTGGGGTCGAACT CCACTTTCAGATGCCCGTAGTGTTAATCATGTGGAAATCTGCAAAATCTTAGAAGAACATGGTGGAATTGATCCG GTAGGACTAGACTCTACTATTCCATGTTATGAGATTGATAAATCAGAAGTAGACATGAACGAAGCAGTTCTTATTGGAGAG GGTGCTTATGGTGAAGTTTATGTAGTCAAGTGGCGTGGTACAGAAGTTGCTGCAAAAACCATTAGATCCTCAATTGCATCCAATCAAATGGTGAG GAAGACCTTTCTAAAAGAACTGGCATTGTGGCAAAAGTTGCGTCATCCTAATATAGTACAGTTCCTAGGCGTTTTAAAGGACTCGGAGCGCTTAATCTTCCTCACGGAGTATCTCAGGAAT GGTAGTTTGTATGACATTCTAAGAAAGAAAGGAAGGCTCGATCAGCCAACAGCTGTTGCCTATGCTTTAGACATTGCAAG GGGCATGAATTATCTTCATCAACACAAACCGCATGCCATAATACACCGGGATCTAACTCCAAG GAATGTTTTGCAAGATGAAGCAGGACACCTTAAAGTCACAGATTTCGGTTTAAGCAAAAATGCACATGAAAAGGATGCTCATGGTTATAAAATGACTGGAGGAACTGGAACAT ATCGTTATATGGCCCCAGAGGTTTATCGTAGAGAGTCCTATGGAAAGAGTGTTGATGTATTTTCATTTGCTCTTCTAGTACATGAG ATGTTTCAGGGGGGACCTGCGAACAGGGAACAAGCTGCTGAGCACGTTGCAGACAAAAGAGCTTATGAAGATTCACGGCCATATCTGTCCTCATATGTATACCCTGAGGATATCAAAAG GCTTCTTCAAGAGTGCTGGCACAAGAATCCAGATTGCCGTCCTACGTTTGAAGAAATAATATTGAAGCTAGAGATGATCCTGGAGGATCTGAAAGGTAGCAAGGGAGTAGAAAGCTGCTGTAATTGTACCATCTTATAA
- the LOC108209833 gene encoding uncharacterized protein LOC108209833: protein MAEGGTQEAQIESSEDEERELENLESDVTEMATKIAECRDTLPNQLTSTLASLLTAQRPVLSSSFDFGSDPGPSGHSASGDTSRHAELGASSVQAEEEKEYAEKIQLLKQKLSNNASAMPNVLKRMEDCISRIDKLDSYNGDIHPAFKRKRSR from the exons ATGGCGGAGGGAGGAACCCAAGAAGCTCAAATTGAGAGCTCAGAAGACGAGGAGAGAGAACTGGAAAATCTTGAATCGGATGTGACTGAAATGGCCACCAAGATTGCTGAGTGCAGAGACACGCTTCCCAATCAGCTTACTTCTACTCTCGCTTCGCTTCTTACGGCCCAGCGACCCGTTTTATCATCTTCTTTTGATTTCGGGTCGGATCCCGGACCTTCGGGTCACTCTGCTTCAGGAG ATACTAGCAGACATGCTGAGTTGGGTGCAAGTTCCGTacaagcagaagaagaaaaggaataTGCTGAAAAGATTCAACTGCTTAAGCAAAAGCTATCAAATAATGCATCTGCCATGCCTAATGTTTTGAAAAGAATGGAAGACTGTATATCTAGAATTGACAAACTAGATTCATACAATGGAGACATCCATCCAGCCTTTAAAAGGAAAAGGTCTCGCTAA
- the LOC108209832 gene encoding acyl-CoA hydrolase 2 isoform X1 has product MNTESVMEFLSGVSLLQSLPRSSLLKIALLVTPLYFGPGEHVVREGDAGLGIYFILEGEAEVSSVSDVDENRPEFILKRHDYFGCGMEVPSAHADVIALTKLTCLVLPREHSNLLQTRSIWNADQASEACSVVEQILHLEPVEANIFKGITLPDTPNFGKVFGGQFIGQALAAASKTVDCLKNVHSLHAYFILIGDLDIPIIYQVDRVRDGKSFATRRVEAIQKGKVVFSLLASFQKDEQSFDHQLPTMPTCLPDPETLLSMEELRDRRLTDPRLPKTYRTKVASKEFVPWPIDIRFCEPSTGTNMTKSPPRLRFWFRAKGKLSDDQALHRCVLAYISDLIFLQVSLNPHRRQGLRMASISLDHALWFHRPCKADDWILFNIESPTAYSGRGFVSAQMFDRKGQLVASVYQEGVFRKKPDPPTVSKL; this is encoded by the exons ATGAATACAGAATCAG TGATGGAGTTCTTGAGTGGAGTCTCATTGCTTCAGAGCCTTCCCAGATCGTCCCTCCTCAAAATTGCGCTACTCGTCACTCCTCTATATTTCG GGCCTGGAGAACATGTTGTTAGGGAAGGGGATGCTGGTCTCGGAATCTACTTTATATTGGAAGGGGAA GCGGAAGTTTCTTCTGTCAGTGATGTGGATGAGAACCGTCCTGAGTTCATTTTGAAACGGCATGATTACTTCGGTTGTG GTATGGAAGTACCTTCTGCGCATGCAGATGTGATTGCATTGACTAAG CTAACCTGCTTAGTGTTGCCCCGTGAGCACTCCAATTTATTGCAAACAAGATCAATCTGGAATGCAGATCAAGCATCTGAGGCATGCTCCGTTGTTGAGCAAATATTGCACCTGGAACCTGTAGAA GCGAACATTTTCAAGGGTATCACCTTGCCGGATACTCCAAATTTCGGGAAAGTGTTTGGAGGACAGTTTATCGGACAG GCTCTGGCTGCAGCATCAAAAACTGTTGACTGCCTTAAAAATGTTCATAGCCTGCATGCGTACTTTATACTTATTGGGGATCTGGATA TTCCAATAATTTATCAAGTAGATCGTGTACGTGATGGAAAAAGTTTTGCTACAAGAAGAGTAGAGGCAATACAAAAGGGAAAAGTTGTATTCTCATTGCTTGCGTCATTTCAA AAAGATGAACAGTCATTTGATCACCAGTTACCAACAATGCCGACTTGTTTGCCTGATCCAGAAACG CTTTTATCAATGGAAGAGCTGCGAGACAGACGCTTAACTGATCCTCGGCTTCCCAA GACATACCGGACGAAAGTTGCATCGAAGGAATTTGTACCATGGCCAATAGATATAAGGTTTTGCGAACCTAGTACCGGTACCAATATGACAAAATCCCCTCCAAG ATTAAGGTTCTGGTTTAGAGCTAAAGGAAAACTATCCGATGACCAGGCTTTGCACAG ATGTGTATTGGCATATATATCAGACCTAATCTTTCTTCAAGTAAGTTTGAATCCACATCGTAGACAGGGATTGAGGATGGCATCCATTAGTCTAGATCATGC GTTATGGTTTCACAGGCCCTGTAAAGCTGATGACTGGATTTTGTTTAAT ATTGAAAGCCCTACAGCTTATAGTGGACGAGGCTTCGTTTCAGCACAAATGTTTGATCGGAAAGGACAG CTGGTTGCATCAGTATATCAAGAGGGCGTATTCAGGAAGAAACCAGATCCTCCAACTGTATCAAAGCTGTAG
- the LOC108209832 gene encoding acyl-CoA hydrolase 2 isoform X2 produces the protein MNTESVMEFLSGVSLLQSLPRSSLLKIALLVTPLYFGPGEHVVREGDAGLGIYFILEGEAEVSSVSDVDENRPEFILKRHDYFGCGMEVPSAHADVIALTKLTCLVLPREHSNLLQTRSIWNADQASEACSVVEQILHLEPVEALAAASKTVDCLKNVHSLHAYFILIGDLDIPIIYQVDRVRDGKSFATRRVEAIQKGKVVFSLLASFQKDEQSFDHQLPTMPTCLPDPETLLSMEELRDRRLTDPRLPKTYRTKVASKEFVPWPIDIRFCEPSTGTNMTKSPPRLRFWFRAKGKLSDDQALHRCVLAYISDLIFLQVSLNPHRRQGLRMASISLDHALWFHRPCKADDWILFNIESPTAYSGRGFVSAQMFDRKGQLVASVYQEGVFRKKPDPPTVSKL, from the exons ATGAATACAGAATCAG TGATGGAGTTCTTGAGTGGAGTCTCATTGCTTCAGAGCCTTCCCAGATCGTCCCTCCTCAAAATTGCGCTACTCGTCACTCCTCTATATTTCG GGCCTGGAGAACATGTTGTTAGGGAAGGGGATGCTGGTCTCGGAATCTACTTTATATTGGAAGGGGAA GCGGAAGTTTCTTCTGTCAGTGATGTGGATGAGAACCGTCCTGAGTTCATTTTGAAACGGCATGATTACTTCGGTTGTG GTATGGAAGTACCTTCTGCGCATGCAGATGTGATTGCATTGACTAAG CTAACCTGCTTAGTGTTGCCCCGTGAGCACTCCAATTTATTGCAAACAAGATCAATCTGGAATGCAGATCAAGCATCTGAGGCATGCTCCGTTGTTGAGCAAATATTGCACCTGGAACCTGTAGAA GCTCTGGCTGCAGCATCAAAAACTGTTGACTGCCTTAAAAATGTTCATAGCCTGCATGCGTACTTTATACTTATTGGGGATCTGGATA TTCCAATAATTTATCAAGTAGATCGTGTACGTGATGGAAAAAGTTTTGCTACAAGAAGAGTAGAGGCAATACAAAAGGGAAAAGTTGTATTCTCATTGCTTGCGTCATTTCAA AAAGATGAACAGTCATTTGATCACCAGTTACCAACAATGCCGACTTGTTTGCCTGATCCAGAAACG CTTTTATCAATGGAAGAGCTGCGAGACAGACGCTTAACTGATCCTCGGCTTCCCAA GACATACCGGACGAAAGTTGCATCGAAGGAATTTGTACCATGGCCAATAGATATAAGGTTTTGCGAACCTAGTACCGGTACCAATATGACAAAATCCCCTCCAAG ATTAAGGTTCTGGTTTAGAGCTAAAGGAAAACTATCCGATGACCAGGCTTTGCACAG ATGTGTATTGGCATATATATCAGACCTAATCTTTCTTCAAGTAAGTTTGAATCCACATCGTAGACAGGGATTGAGGATGGCATCCATTAGTCTAGATCATGC GTTATGGTTTCACAGGCCCTGTAAAGCTGATGACTGGATTTTGTTTAAT ATTGAAAGCCCTACAGCTTATAGTGGACGAGGCTTCGTTTCAGCACAAATGTTTGATCGGAAAGGACAG CTGGTTGCATCAGTATATCAAGAGGGCGTATTCAGGAAGAAACCAGATCCTCCAACTGTATCAAAGCTGTAG
- the LOC108206480 gene encoding large ribosomal subunit protein eL36y — protein sequence MAPKKPNTGLFVGLNKGHIVTKKELAPRPSDRKGKTSKRTHFVRNLIREVAGFAPYEKRITELLKVGKDKRALKVAKRKLGTHKRAKKKREEMSNVLRKMRAGGGTEKKK from the exons ATGGCTCCTAAGAAGCCAAACACTGGACTCTTTGTTGGTCTGAATAAAGGGCATATTGTAACGAAGAAGGAATTAGCCCCACGTCCTTCTGACAGGAAAGGG aaaacaAGCAAAAGAACACATTTTGTGAGAAACCTCATTAGGGAAGTTGCTGGTTTTGCTCCCTATGAGAAGCGAATCACTGAGCTTCTTAAGGTAGGCAAAGATAAGCGTGCACTGAAAGTGGCCAAGAGGAAGTTGGGCACCCACAAGAGGGCAAAGAAGAAGCGAGAGGAGATGTCCAATGTTCTCCGCAAGATGAG GGCTGGTGGCGGTACTGAGAAAAAGAAGTGA